The Aquidulcibacter paucihalophilus genome has a window encoding:
- a CDS encoding phospholipase D-like domain-containing protein — translation MQQTGQDHSQSLLTPGRNCWRVETADRFAVLMENAAYFDALRSALGKARRSIVILGWQFDPRTRLDPQSSHTDHQAQIGHQLRMLVKARPELDVRLLIWKSPLLISASQGFYPHKAQVWFRKRMVEFRLDPPPAFGACHHQKVVIIDDAVAFCGGGDISTDRWDSEEHLDGDPRRCQPSGLIPPPRHEVMAVMDGAAARALGDLARERWFRSTGERTVPDEATSDPWPDDLEPDMHGTPVAIARTEPATAGRSEVRENEALHLDAIRNAKRLIYLENQYFTSPVIAEALGARLAEEEGPEIVLVSTGTSPSWFDRITMDTARSEILFRLEQADRHNRFFAFTPHTRQGERIIVHAKVSIYDDVVLRIGSTNLNNRSFGFDTECDIAAEPVDDTGRDAIRRFRQRTIGHWIGVSGEAFGAVEAVTGTVGEAIQQFDTGRMHTLGAEPPSRFERIIAEFQLGDPASTRDAFRPWKRRSRSHRTLPPPRPS, via the coding sequence ATGCAACAGACCGGGCAAGACCACAGCCAAAGCCTGCTCACGCCGGGCCGCAATTGCTGGCGGGTTGAGACGGCGGACCGCTTCGCCGTTCTGATGGAAAACGCAGCCTATTTCGACGCCCTGCGGTCAGCGCTCGGCAAGGCGCGTCGCTCGATTGTCATTCTGGGCTGGCAGTTCGACCCGCGAACGCGGCTGGACCCGCAGAGTTCGCACACAGACCATCAGGCCCAGATCGGGCACCAGCTCCGTATGCTGGTGAAGGCCCGGCCGGAACTGGACGTCCGGCTGCTGATCTGGAAATCGCCGCTGCTTATCTCTGCGTCGCAGGGCTTCTACCCGCACAAGGCCCAGGTGTGGTTTCGCAAGCGGATGGTGGAATTCCGCCTCGATCCGCCGCCAGCCTTCGGTGCCTGTCACCACCAGAAGGTGGTCATCATCGACGACGCTGTGGCCTTCTGCGGCGGTGGCGACATCTCAACCGATCGCTGGGATTCCGAAGAGCACCTGGACGGTGATCCACGCCGGTGCCAGCCATCCGGTCTGATCCCGCCTCCCCGGCACGAGGTTATGGCGGTCATGGACGGAGCCGCAGCCAGGGCGCTCGGCGACCTGGCTCGGGAGCGCTGGTTCCGGTCGACCGGCGAGCGGACGGTTCCTGACGAGGCGACAAGCGATCCCTGGCCCGACGATCTTGAGCCGGATATGCATGGAACGCCGGTCGCGATCGCCCGCACCGAACCCGCCACCGCCGGACGATCCGAAGTCCGGGAGAACGAGGCCCTGCATCTCGATGCCATTCGGAACGCCAAGCGTCTCATCTATCTGGAGAACCAGTACTTTACCTCGCCGGTCATAGCGGAAGCCCTCGGGGCGAGGCTTGCCGAGGAGGAGGGTCCCGAGATCGTGCTGGTTTCGACGGGAACGAGTCCCAGCTGGTTCGACCGCATCACCATGGACACAGCCCGGTCAGAGATACTGTTCCGGCTGGAGCAGGCCGACCGGCACAACCGCTTTTTCGCGTTCACGCCACATACGCGACAGGGCGAGAGGATCATCGTCCATGCCAAGGTCTCGATCTACGACGACGTCGTGCTGCGGATCGGATCGACCAACCTGAACAACCGGTCGTTCGGCTTTGACACCGAATGCGACATCGCCGCCGAGCCGGTCGATGATACAGGCCGTGATGCCATCCGGCGGTTCCGCCAGCGGACCATCGGCCACTGGATCGGCGTCAGCGGCGAGGCTTTCGGCGCGGTCGAGGCCGTCACCGGCACGGTGGGCGAGGCGATCCAGCAGTTCGACACCGGCCGGATGCATACGCTCGGAGCAGAGCCGCCGTCGCGGTTCGAGCGGATCATTGCCGAGTTCCAGCTCGGAGACCCGGCCTCCACCCGGGACGCCTTCCGCCCCTGGAAGCGGCGCAGCCGTTCGCACCGCACCCTGCCGCCGCCTAGGCCGTCCTGA
- a CDS encoding endonuclease/exonuclease/phosphatase family protein translates to MPRLLTYNVHRCVGVDRKLDVARIVGVIAEHEPDIVCLQELDVGRARTGYVDQARSIADGLAMTFHFHAAMRVEAEQYGDAVLTLRPERLVKSGPLPTIRGVPGLEPRGAIWAAIDFDGVELNVINTHLGLVPREQRLQAAALVGADWLGHPDCVGPTLLTGDFNATSVTRPYQTLARRLADCQRSLGLKPSVKTFPSSFPAIRIDHCFTSPELVVTAVKAPFSPLARMASDHLPLIIDFEIRTA, encoded by the coding sequence ATGCCCCGCCTGCTGACCTACAATGTCCACCGCTGCGTCGGCGTCGATCGCAAGCTCGATGTCGCCCGCATCGTGGGCGTGATCGCCGAGCACGAGCCGGATATCGTCTGCCTGCAGGAACTCGACGTCGGCCGGGCCCGCACCGGCTACGTCGATCAGGCCCGGTCGATCGCAGATGGCCTGGCCATGACCTTCCACTTCCACGCCGCCATGCGGGTCGAGGCCGAGCAGTACGGCGACGCGGTCCTGACCCTGCGGCCCGAGCGACTTGTGAAATCCGGACCGCTCCCGACGATCCGGGGCGTACCGGGCCTCGAGCCGCGCGGCGCGATCTGGGCGGCAATCGACTTCGACGGCGTCGAACTGAATGTGATCAACACCCATCTCGGCCTCGTGCCCCGGGAGCAGAGGCTGCAGGCGGCGGCGCTGGTCGGGGCTGATTGGCTGGGCCATCCGGACTGCGTCGGCCCAACCCTGCTGACCGGTGACTTCAATGCCACTTCCGTCACCCGGCCCTACCAGACCCTCGCACGGCGTCTGGCCGACTGTCAGCGCAGCCTCGGGCTGAAGCCCTCGGTCAAGACGTTTCCATCGAGCTTTCCGGCCATCCGGATCGACCACTGCTTCACCAGCCCTGAACTGGTGGTCACGGCCGTAAAGGCACCCTTCTCTCCCCTCGCGCGGATGGCGTCCGACCACCTGCCGCTGATCATCGATTTCGAGATCAGGACGGCCTAG
- a CDS encoding TPM domain-containing protein produces MVIKLTPQVQSRIGDAIAAAEAKTSGEIFCVLARRVSSYRDISLGWAAAAALLLPLGLIPFGFDPAWIPGMGDGWQAAHLSSTDVVVGQSLAAYALIQSAVFVTAFLLTSIPGVRRFVTPRSVRRARVRRAAMEQFLAHGLHITRERTGVLIFAALADHQVEVVADEGIHSKVDQAIWADAVEALAKGMKNNDPAAGFEVSIGLCGDVLAEHFPPRTENPNEIEDRLVLI; encoded by the coding sequence ATGGTGATCAAGCTGACTCCCCAGGTGCAGAGCCGCATCGGCGATGCGATCGCCGCGGCCGAGGCGAAGACCTCGGGCGAAATCTTCTGCGTACTGGCGCGGCGGGTTTCGTCCTATCGCGACATCTCGCTCGGCTGGGCGGCGGCCGCGGCCCTGCTGCTGCCGTTGGGGCTGATCCCGTTCGGGTTCGATCCGGCCTGGATCCCCGGAATGGGAGACGGCTGGCAGGCCGCCCATCTGTCTTCCACCGACGTGGTGGTGGGCCAGTCACTGGCCGCCTATGCCCTGATCCAGTCGGCCGTCTTCGTGACCGCCTTCCTGCTGACCTCGATCCCGGGGGTTCGCCGCTTCGTCACGCCACGCAGCGTGCGCCGGGCACGGGTACGGCGGGCGGCGATGGAGCAGTTCCTCGCCCACGGTCTGCACATCACCCGCGAGCGGACCGGGGTGCTGATCTTCGCCGCACTGGCCGATCATCAGGTCGAGGTGGTCGCCGACGAGGGTATCCACAGCAAGGTCGACCAGGCCATCTGGGCCGACGCCGTCGAGGCGCTGGCAAAAGGCATGAAGAACAACGATCCGGCCGCGGGCTTCGAGGTGTCGATCGGTCTGTGCGGCGACGTCCTGGCAGAGCATTTTCCGCCCCGCACGGAAAATCCCAATGAGATCGAGGATCGGCTGGTGCTGATCTGA
- a CDS encoding TPM domain-containing protein: MIRTLPGFLRVRAAALITALLAVVWLAVAAPALAAGPTFPPLNGRVIDHGDLVSDAKELALAAKLEALERDTTDQVVVVTVPDLQGYEIEEYGYQLGRAWGIGQAQKNNGVLLIVAPRERKVRIEVGYGLEPVLTDALSALIIQNEILPSFREGHFERGIEQGVDAIDRQLRLDPAEAQARAAAAERPKSGAPIGVGIVIVVIFFLMILAMIGGGGGRGRRRPSGVGPILIWAATEALRSSGRGGGGGGFGGGGGFGGGGGSFGGGGASGGW, encoded by the coding sequence GTGATCCGCACCCTTCCGGGTTTCCTCCGGGTCAGGGCGGCCGCCCTGATAACGGCCTTGCTGGCGGTCGTCTGGCTCGCAGTGGCCGCGCCGGCGCTGGCTGCCGGACCGACCTTCCCGCCCCTGAACGGGCGGGTGATCGACCACGGCGACCTTGTCTCCGACGCCAAGGAACTGGCGCTGGCCGCCAAGCTGGAGGCGCTCGAGCGCGACACGACCGATCAGGTCGTCGTCGTCACCGTGCCTGACCTGCAGGGCTATGAGATCGAGGAATACGGCTATCAGCTGGGCCGCGCCTGGGGCATCGGTCAGGCGCAGAAGAACAACGGCGTCCTGCTGATCGTCGCGCCGCGCGAACGCAAGGTCCGGATCGAGGTGGGTTACGGGCTGGAGCCCGTCCTGACCGACGCCCTTTCCGCCCTGATCATCCAGAATGAAATCCTGCCGTCCTTCCGCGAGGGCCATTTCGAACGCGGTATCGAGCAGGGCGTCGATGCCATCGACCGCCAGCTGAGACTCGACCCGGCCGAGGCCCAGGCACGCGCGGCCGCCGCGGAGCGCCCGAAGTCCGGGGCCCCCATCGGCGTCGGAATCGTGATCGTGGTGATCTTCTTCCTCATGATCCTGGCCATGATTGGCGGCGGCGGAGGCCGGGGCCGCCGGCGTCCCAGCGGCGTCGGTCCCATCCTGATCTGGGCGGCCACGGAAGCCCTGAGGAGCAGTGGCCGCGGCGGCGGCGGGGGTGGCTTCGGCGGTGGCGGCGGGTTCGGCGGCGGCGGCGGGAGTTTCGGCGGCGGTGGAGCATCCGGAGGATGGTGA
- a CDS encoding LemA family protein yields the protein MIRFSPRVSALAAVVILTPAMAGCGINAIPTKEEAAKAKWADVQSQYQRRADLVPNLVATVQGAAIAERTTLTQVIEARAQATGVTVTPETLNDPAAFQRYQAAQGQLSQALSRLLLVVERYPDLKSNQNFIALQSQLEGTENRIAVARRDYNEAVRDYNTTLRTFPTVIWANTIHGGSEPMQLFTATEAAQSAPGVNFDALNPAGPGGSAPAAAPGSPPPAAPAAQ from the coding sequence ATGATCCGCTTCTCACCCCGTGTTTCGGCCCTCGCGGCCGTCGTGATCCTGACCCCCGCCATGGCGGGCTGCGGGATCAACGCCATTCCGACCAAGGAAGAGGCGGCCAAGGCGAAATGGGCCGATGTCCAGTCGCAATACCAGCGCCGCGCGGATCTGGTGCCGAACCTCGTCGCGACCGTGCAGGGCGCGGCGATCGCCGAACGCACCACCCTGACCCAGGTGATCGAGGCCCGCGCGCAGGCGACCGGCGTGACCGTCACGCCCGAGACGCTCAATGACCCAGCCGCCTTCCAGCGGTACCAGGCCGCACAGGGCCAACTCTCGCAGGCGCTTTCGCGGTTGCTGCTGGTCGTCGAGCGCTATCCCGACCTCAAGTCGAACCAGAATTTCATCGCCCTGCAGTCGCAGCTGGAAGGCACCGAGAACCGCATCGCCGTCGCGAGACGCGACTACAATGAGGCGGTGCGCGACTACAACACGACGCTGCGCACCTTCCCGACGGTCATCTGGGCCAACACCATTCACGGCGGTTCCGAGCCGATGCAGCTGTTCACGGCGACGGAGGCGGCCCAGTCCGCGCCGGGCGTGAATTTCGATGCCCTGAACCCGGCAGGCCCCGGCGGCTCCGCGCCTGCCGCAGCCCCCGGCTCGCCCCCGCCCGCGGCACCGGCGGCGCAGTGA
- the folD gene encoding bifunctional methylenetetrahydrofolate dehydrogenase/methenyltetrahydrofolate cyclohydrolase FolD — protein MTADPACATLIDGKAFAAGLVERVAAASARLEAAHGIKPGLAVVIVGEDPASQVYVRNKGETTQRAGMRSDTHRLSDQTSQADLLALIADLNADAGIHGILVQLPLPGHIDASTVLDAIDPDKDVDGFHVVNAGRLAVGLPGLVPCTPLGCLMLLKAELGDLSGLNAVIVGRSNIVGKPMAQLLLAESCTVTVAHSRTRDLPALCRTADILVAAVGRPEMVRGDWIKPGAAVIDVGINRVPSRDPVKAAEGKTRLVGDVAFDEAAGVAGRITPVPGGVGPMTIACLLANTYSAACRSIKVTPEPLDA, from the coding sequence ATGACGGCCGACCCCGCCTGCGCGACCCTGATCGACGGCAAGGCCTTTGCCGCGGGCCTTGTGGAGCGCGTGGCCGCCGCCTCGGCGCGTCTGGAAGCGGCCCATGGCATCAAGCCCGGCCTGGCTGTCGTCATCGTCGGCGAGGACCCCGCCAGTCAGGTCTATGTCCGCAACAAGGGCGAAACGACCCAGCGCGCCGGCATGCGGTCCGATACGCATCGGCTCTCCGACCAGACTTCGCAGGCCGACCTGCTGGCCCTGATCGCCGACCTGAATGCCGACGCCGGCATCCACGGGATCCTCGTCCAGCTGCCCCTGCCCGGCCATATCGACGCCTCGACCGTGCTGGACGCCATTGATCCCGACAAGGATGTGGACGGATTTCACGTCGTCAACGCCGGCCGACTGGCCGTCGGCCTGCCCGGGCTGGTTCCCTGCACACCGCTGGGCTGTCTGATGCTGCTGAAGGCCGAACTGGGCGATCTGTCCGGCCTGAACGCCGTCATCGTCGGGCGCTCCAACATCGTCGGCAAGCCGATGGCCCAACTCCTTCTGGCCGAGAGCTGCACCGTCACTGTGGCGCACTCCCGTACGCGCGACCTGCCGGCCCTGTGCCGCACCGCCGACATTCTGGTCGCCGCCGTCGGACGACCTGAGATGGTCCGCGGCGACTGGATCAAGCCGGGTGCGGCCGTCATCGATGTGGGCATCAACCGCGTCCCGTCGCGCGATCCGGTCAAGGCTGCCGAAGGCAAGACCCGTCTGGTGGGCGACGTCGCCTTCGACGAGGCCGCCGGAGTCGCCGGACGGATCACGCCGGTACCGGGCGGCGTGGGCCCGATGACCATCGCCTGCCTGCTGGCCAACACCTATTCGGCGGCCTGCCGGTCGATCAAGGTTACGCCCGAACCTCTGGACGCTTGA
- a CDS encoding PPC domain-containing protein has protein sequence MRRKSILAAVSLLALSVAAPALAQRAETLSPGRTIEGQIADGDGTAADDAYRYDDYLIRARAGQRLEAVMRAADFDAYLEVFHQGESEALASDDDGLGEGTHSRLRFTADQAGTFVLRARTLAGIEGGAYTLGLTQRPSAGRPPRPTGIRVGQSIEGALTARDPETESGQAYDAYTFRAREGERFTIDLNSDAFDPVVRVGQMRAGEFVELAMNDDTMETGLNSRLIFTAETAGDYIIRATPLGAGNEGAYSVALARGPELAAAQTIEIGGSAEGALAEGDGRGAGGEIADAYRFSGQEGQRIRIDMSSDEFDTYVELFDANRVSLAEDDDGAAEGTNSRLTFTLPATGVYFIEARAFTEATGAYSLSLSEVEPDKAPEALAFSAPLQGEIGETDPTDGDDRSYDAFAFSGVAGQRVQAIMRSGDFDTYLQIGRAGAEFEALASDDDGLGEGTDSRLSYTLPDDGDYVLRVSPLGSEGEGLYALELLDRGPQPQPGSVLVGATARGILTETDATAADNSFFDAYRVTLKADEKLMITMVSNEVDSFLVVGRAQEGGAFEILGSDDDSLSDTHAKLEWTAPTDGVYEVRAGTFQQGQTGAYALNVEKQP, from the coding sequence ATGCGCCGTAAGTCCATTCTCGCTGCCGTCAGCCTGCTGGCGTTGTCGGTCGCGGCACCGGCGCTGGCCCAGCGCGCGGAGACGCTGTCGCCGGGGCGGACCATCGAGGGCCAGATCGCGGACGGCGACGGCACGGCGGCGGACGACGCTTACCGCTACGACGACTATCTGATCCGCGCCCGCGCCGGCCAGCGGCTGGAAGCGGTCATGCGCGCCGCCGACTTCGATGCCTATCTGGAGGTCTTCCATCAGGGCGAGAGCGAGGCCCTGGCGAGTGACGATGACGGGTTGGGCGAGGGCACCCATTCGCGGCTTCGTTTCACCGCGGACCAGGCCGGCACCTTTGTGCTGCGGGCCCGAACCCTGGCCGGCATCGAGGGTGGGGCCTATACGCTCGGCCTGACCCAGCGCCCGTCAGCCGGACGCCCTCCGCGGCCGACCGGCATCCGCGTCGGCCAGTCGATCGAGGGAGCGTTGACCGCCCGCGACCCGGAGACCGAGAGCGGCCAGGCCTATGACGCCTATACGTTCCGCGCCCGCGAGGGCGAGCGGTTCACCATCGACCTGAACTCCGACGCCTTCGATCCGGTGGTCCGGGTCGGGCAGATGCGGGCGGGCGAGTTCGTCGAACTGGCCATGAACGACGACACGATGGAGACCGGCCTGAACTCCCGGCTGATCTTCACCGCCGAAACGGCCGGCGACTACATCATCCGGGCAACGCCGCTCGGTGCCGGCAACGAGGGGGCCTATTCGGTAGCGCTGGCGCGCGGGCCGGAGCTGGCTGCCGCCCAGACCATCGAAATCGGCGGTTCGGCCGAAGGGGCCCTGGCCGAAGGCGACGGCAGGGGCGCGGGCGGCGAGATCGCCGACGCCTACCGGTTCTCCGGTCAGGAGGGACAGCGCATCCGCATCGACATGAGCTCGGACGAGTTCGACACCTATGTCGAACTGTTCGACGCAAACCGCGTCAGCCTGGCCGAAGACGACGACGGCGCGGCGGAAGGCACCAACTCGCGCCTGACCTTCACCCTTCCGGCCACAGGGGTCTATTTCATCGAAGCGCGGGCCTTCACCGAGGCGACGGGGGCCTATTCCCTGTCGCTCTCCGAGGTCGAGCCGGACAAGGCACCCGAGGCGCTGGCTTTCAGCGCGCCCCTCCAGGGCGAGATCGGCGAGACGGATCCGACGGATGGCGACGATCGCAGCTATGACGCCTTCGCCTTCAGTGGCGTGGCGGGTCAGCGCGTGCAGGCGATCATGCGCTCGGGTGACTTCGACACCTATCTGCAGATCGGCCGCGCGGGAGCCGAGTTCGAGGCCCTGGCCTCGGATGACGACGGTCTGGGCGAGGGCACCGATTCCCGGCTCAGCTACACCCTGCCGGATGACGGGGATTATGTGCTGCGGGTGTCGCCGCTGGGGTCGGAGGGCGAGGGGCTCTACGCTCTCGAACTGCTCGACCGGGGACCGCAGCCGCAGCCGGGCAGCGTGCTGGTCGGCGCGACGGCGCGGGGTATCCTGACCGAGACGGACGCCACCGCCGCGGACAACAGCTTCTTCGACGCCTATCGTGTGACGCTGAAGGCCGATGAGAAGCTGATGATCACCATGGTCTCCAACGAGGTCGACAGCTTCCTCGTCGTCGGTCGGGCGCAGGAGGGCGGGGCCTTCGAGATCCTGGGGTCGGACGACGACAGCCTGTCGGACACCCACGCCAAGCTGGAATGGACCGCCCCGACGGACGGCGTCTACGAGGTCCGGGCCGGAACCTTCCAGCAGGGTCAGACCGGGGCCTATGCCCTGAACGTCGAGAAGCAGCCCTAA
- the hutH gene encoding histidine ammonia-lyase has translation MTQITIGSGPLTLNQLRAVLEGPTTVSLDPAAWTAVERGAAVVAAIVAEGRTVYGVNTGFGLLANTSIATEDLETLQKNLVLSHACGVGALLPDNVTRLLMVLKIASLSKGASGIRRGTLEALIALVNADVLPCIPSKGSVGASGDLAPLAHMSCVLIGVGEARHNGETLSAEDALARVGLKPLVLGPKEGLALLNGTQCSTALALAGLFAAEATFAAGIAAGALSVDALKGSDAPFDARIHALRGQPGQIAVAARLRALMAGSAIRDSHREGCHKVQDPYSLRCQPQVMGAVLDVLRNAAATLECEANAVTDNPLVFIEEGDVISGGNFHAEPVAFAADMIAMALCEIGNISERRTSILVDPKMSELPAFLVKESGLNSGFMIAQVTAAALVAENRMVAHPCSIDTVPTSANQEDHVSMATHGARRLLDMAENTAAVVGIELLAAAQGMEFHRPLTSSPDLEAVWAIVREAAAAYGSDHYFAPDIARATDGVRAGRYRVFAADLLPSA, from the coding sequence ATGACCCAGATCACAATCGGCTCCGGCCCACTGACTCTCAACCAGCTGCGCGCGGTCCTTGAAGGCCCGACCACCGTCTCTCTCGACCCCGCCGCCTGGACCGCCGTCGAGCGCGGCGCGGCCGTGGTCGCCGCCATCGTGGCCGAAGGGCGCACCGTCTACGGCGTCAACACCGGCTTCGGCCTGCTGGCCAATACCTCCATCGCCACCGAGGATCTCGAGACCCTGCAGAAGAACCTCGTCCTCAGCCATGCCTGCGGCGTCGGCGCCCTTCTGCCCGACAATGTCACCCGCCTGCTGATGGTGCTGAAGATCGCCAGCCTGTCGAAGGGGGCCTCCGGCATCCGACGCGGGACGCTCGAAGCCCTGATCGCCCTGGTCAACGCCGACGTCCTGCCCTGCATCCCGTCCAAGGGCTCGGTCGGGGCCTCGGGCGACCTCGCCCCGCTCGCTCACATGTCCTGCGTCCTGATCGGCGTCGGCGAGGCCCGCCATAATGGCGAGACGCTGTCCGCCGAGGACGCCCTCGCCCGCGTCGGCCTCAAGCCGCTGGTGCTCGGCCCCAAGGAGGGCCTCGCTCTTCTCAACGGCACCCAGTGCTCGACGGCTCTCGCCCTCGCCGGCCTGTTCGCGGCGGAAGCGACCTTCGCCGCCGGCATCGCCGCCGGGGCCCTGTCGGTCGATGCGCTGAAGGGCTCCGACGCCCCGTTCGACGCCCGCATCCACGCCCTGCGCGGCCAGCCGGGGCAAATCGCCGTCGCCGCCCGGCTGCGCGCCCTGATGGCCGGCTCGGCCATCCGCGACAGCCACCGCGAGGGCTGCCACAAGGTCCAGGATCCCTATTCCCTCCGCTGCCAGCCCCAGGTCATGGGTGCGGTGCTGGACGTGCTCCGCAACGCCGCCGCCACCCTGGAATGCGAAGCCAATGCCGTCACCGACAATCCGCTGGTCTTCATCGAGGAAGGTGACGTCATTTCCGGCGGCAATTTCCACGCCGAACCTGTTGCTTTCGCTGCCGATATGATCGCCATGGCCCTGTGCGAAATCGGCAATATCTCCGAGCGCCGCACATCCATCCTCGTCGATCCGAAGATGAGCGAACTGCCCGCCTTCCTCGTCAAGGAGAGCGGCTTGAACTCCGGCTTCATGATCGCCCAGGTCACCGCCGCCGCCCTCGTCGCCGAGAACCGGATGGTGGCTCATCCGTGCAGCATCGATACCGTCCCGACCTCGGCCAACCAGGAAGACCACGTCTCCATGGCCACCCACGGTGCCCGCCGCCTGCTCGACATGGCCGAGAACACCGCCGCCGTGGTCGGCATCGAACTGCTGGCCGCTGCCCAGGGCATGGAGTTCCACCGCCCCCTGACCTCTTCGCCTGATCTGGAAGCGGTCTGGGCCATCGTCCGCGAGGCCGCCGCCGCCTACGGCTCGGACCACTATTTCGCGCCGGACATCGCAAGAGCGACCGACGGCGTCCGCGCGGGGCGGTACCGGGTGTTCGCAGCGGATCTGCTGCCGTCGGCCTAG
- a CDS encoding urocanate hydratase, translating to MTTQQTNTPRNARIIRSPRGTEMTAKTWAAEAALRMLMNNLDPEVAERPEDLVVYGGIGKAARDWPSFDRIVTELRNLEADQTLLVQSGKPVGVFRTHADAPRVLIANSNLVPKWATWEHFSELDRKGLMMYGQMTAGSWIYIGTQGIVQGTYETFMEAARQHWGGETAGKWILTAGLGGMGGAQPLAATMAGVSCLAIECQRSRIEMRLRTRYLDVMAESLDEALNLIEQAAKSNKPISVGLLANAADVLPEIVKRGVRPDLVTDQTSAHDLVNGYLPAGWTVAEWEDKRVSDPAAVTTAATKSIVDHVQAMLDFQAMGIPVTDYGNNIRQVAFDAGVKNAFDFPGFVPAYIRPLFCRGIGPFRWAALTGDPDDIRKTDAAMKKLFPDNAGLHRWLDMAGERIAFQGLPARICWIGLGDRHRAGLMFNDMVASGELSGPIVIGRDHLDSGSVASPNRETEAMMDGSDAVSDWPLLNALLNTASGASWVSLHHGGGVGMGYSQHSGVVIVADGTPEAAKRLERVLWNDPATGVMRHADAGYEIAKEAAREHGLNLPSLK from the coding sequence ATGACGACTCAACAGACGAACACCCCCAGGAACGCAAGGATCATTCGCAGCCCGCGCGGCACGGAGATGACGGCGAAGACCTGGGCCGCCGAGGCCGCCCTGCGCATGCTGATGAACAACCTCGATCCCGAGGTGGCCGAGCGGCCCGAGGACCTCGTGGTCTACGGCGGCATCGGCAAGGCCGCGCGCGACTGGCCGTCGTTCGACCGCATCGTGACCGAGCTGCGCAATCTCGAGGCCGACCAGACCCTGCTGGTCCAGTCCGGCAAGCCGGTCGGCGTCTTCCGCACCCACGCCGACGCCCCGCGGGTCCTGATCGCCAACTCCAACCTCGTGCCCAAATGGGCGACCTGGGAGCATTTCAGCGAACTCGATCGCAAGGGCCTCATGATGTACGGCCAGATGACGGCCGGCTCATGGATCTACATCGGCACCCAGGGCATCGTTCAGGGCACCTATGAGACCTTCATGGAGGCCGCCCGCCAGCACTGGGGCGGAGAGACGGCCGGAAAATGGATCCTGACCGCCGGGCTCGGCGGCATGGGCGGGGCCCAGCCCCTGGCCGCCACCATGGCCGGCGTCTCCTGCCTCGCCATCGAATGCCAGCGCAGCCGCATCGAGATGCGTCTCCGGACCCGCTATCTCGACGTCATGGCCGAGAGCCTGGACGAGGCCCTGAACCTGATCGAACAGGCCGCTAAGAGCAATAAACCGATATCTGTCGGGCTATTGGCCAACGCTGCTGATGTATTGCCTGAGATAGTGAAGCGCGGTGTTCGCCCGGATCTGGTGACCGACCAGACCAGCGCCCACGATCTGGTCAATGGCTATCTGCCGGCCGGCTGGACCGTCGCCGAATGGGAGGACAAGCGCGTCTCCGATCCCGCCGCCGTGACCACAGCGGCCACGAAATCAATCGTTGATCACGTCCAGGCCATGCTGGATTTCCAGGCCATGGGCATCCCCGTCACCGACTATGGCAACAACATCCGCCAGGTGGCCTTCGACGCGGGCGTGAAGAACGCCTTCGACTTCCCCGGCTTCGTGCCCGCCTACATCCGCCCCCTGTTCTGCCGCGGCATCGGCCCCTTCCGCTGGGCCGCCCTGACCGGCGATCCGGACGATATCCGCAAGACCGATGCGGCGATGAAAAAGCTTTTCCCGGACAACGCCGGCCTGCATCGCTGGCTGGACATGGCGGGCGAGCGGATCGCCTTCCAGGGCCTGCCCGCCCGCATCTGCTGGATCGGCCTCGGCGACCGTCACCGCGCCGGCCTGATGTTCAACGACATGGTCGCCTCGGGCGAACTCAGCGGCCCGATCGTCATCGGCCGCGACCACCTCGACTCCGGCTCGGTCGCCAGCCCCAACCGCGAGACGGAGGCCATGATGGACGGCTCTGACGCCGTCTCCGACTGGCCCCTGCTGAACGCCCTGCTGAACACGGCCTCGGGTGCCAGCTGGGTCTCCCTCCATCACGGTGGCGGCGTCGGCATGGGCTACAGCCAGCACTCCGGCGTGGTCATCGTCGCCGACGGCACGCCCGAGGCCGCGAAGCGGCTCGAACGCGTCCTCTGGAACGACCCGGCGACCGGCGTCATGCGCCACGCCGATGCGGGCTATGAGATCGCGAAGGAGGCCGCCCGCGAACACGGCCTCAACCTGCCGAGTTTGAAGTGA